In a genomic window of Vigna angularis cultivar LongXiaoDou No.4 chromosome 6, ASM1680809v1, whole genome shotgun sequence:
- the LOC108343065 gene encoding uncharacterized protein LOC108343065 produces the protein MAVNNRCFVEWKEQFVSQERGNRVVHYYLKDAAGESILAVVGTERSVRHMCYVVAEEFLEICGKEGSIPTGFKWRSRREVVDWLTSTLSKQNLQGDRSVSPGHNLVQAHETTNDSINEITGAQLTDDKDFPMSNSKLSNSDIVWSGIAWRCGKQLKHFPAFWRNGIKIEIQSFVFVMGKGENHYIAYVEDMYEDRRGQKKVKVRWFHHNQEVKGVVPVRNPHPREVFITPCSQVISAECVDGPATVLTREHYEKCMSFFTPTSRDRTHLCFRQFRSNKVKPFDLSKLRGYYAQPILSYLHLDSIQNPDRLAGENEDLTACDDVKVGAKRSRSDKGSPQSWISQQGVRKLMRSKQMMVYKTFQVANYARPERRLLSRKQVDYQPWSIHTYKVDDKIELLCQDSGIRGCWFRCTVVQVARKQLKVQYEDVQDEDGNGNLEEWVPAFKCARPDKLGMRHSGRPTIRPTPTLEEQELAVEVGHAVDAWWSDGWWEGVVTRIDHCGDDSVQVYFPGECLLMEVCKKDLRISRDWLGDSWIDIKAKPEITKTIFFTANNNSFNTKLSVSPSMDKVGDTVGFVNSCHDPFSKKCDELTIEDQKHVSCEGFTEDGVCVLDNKPSSSEKNTEADNIEIHGCCDEDNCDEHDRVNNDDDSIKNGDNNGNNKDIKVFETSGSDCEPVELMEVAV, from the exons ATGGCCGTGAACAATCGCTGTTTTGTGGAATGGAAAGAGCAGTTTGTTTCACAGGAGCGTGGTAATCGTGTGGTTCACTATTACCTGAAGGATGCTGCTGGAGAATCTATCCTTGCAGTGGTGGGTACTGAGAGGAGTGTTAGGCACATGTGCTATGTTGTTGCTGAGGAGTTCCTTGAAATTTGTGGTAAGGAAGGTTCTATTCCAACTGGTTTCAAATGGAGATCTAGAAGAGAGGTGGTGGATTGGCTGACATCAACGCTATCAAAGCAGAACCTGCAAGGAGATAGAAGTG TATCACCTGGTCATAACTTGGTTCAAGCTCATGAGACCACAAATGATAGTATAAATGAAATTACTGGAGCACAATTAACAGATGATAAG GACTTTCCTATGAGTAACTCCAAATTATCCAATTCAGACATTGTTTGGTCAGGAATTGCATGGAGATGTGGCAAACAACTTAAGCATTTTCCTGCTTTTTGGAGGAATGGCATCAAAATAGAG ATTCAGtcctttgtttttgttatggGCAAGGGAGAGAATCATTATATTGCTTATGTAGAGGATATGTATGAAGACAGAAGGGGGCAGAAAAAGGTCAAGGTGAGGTGGTTTCACCATAATCAGGAAGTCAAGGGTGTAGTTCCTGTACGAAATCCTCACCCTCGAGAAGTTTTTATCACACCTTGTTCTCAAGTTATTAGTGCAGAGTGCGTAGATGGTCCTGCCACAGTCTTGACTCGTGAACATTATGAAAAGTGCATGTCTTTTTTTACACCCACTTCAAGGGACAGAACACATTTGTGCTTTAGGCAATTTAGAAGCAACAAAGTTAAGCCCTTTGACTTGAGTAAACTACGTGGCTACTATGCCCAACCAATTCTTTCTTACTTGCACCTTGATTCAATCCAGAACCCTGATAGACTTGCAGGAGAAAATGAAGACTTGACTGCATGTGATGATGTCAAGGTAGGAGCCAAGAGGAGCAGAAGTGATAAGGGGTCTCCTCAGTCTTGGATAAGTCAACAGGGAGTTAGGAAATTGATGAGAAGTAAGCAAATGATGGTATACAAAACCTTCCAGGTTGCAAATTATGCAAGACCAGAAAGGAGATTGCTTTCTCGGAAGCAGGTTGATTATCAACCTTGGTCTATTCACACATACAAGGTTGATGACAAGATTGAGTTGCTTTGTCAAGATAGTGGCATCAGAGGCTGCTGGTTCAGGTGTACAGTTGTTCAGGTAGCCCGGAAACAGCTGAAAGTCCAATATGAAGATGTCCAGGATGAAGATGGAAATGGAAATCTGGAG GAATGGGTCCCTGCTTTCAAGTGTGCTAGGCCTGATAAACTTGGGATGAGGCATTCTGGCCGGCCCACCATAAGACCTACTCCAACTCTTGAGGAACAAGAACTGGCTGTTGAGGTTGGACATGCAGTTGATGCATGGTGGAGTGACGGCTGGTGGGAGGGGGTTGTAACTAGAATTGATCACTGTGGAGATGATAGTGTTCAAGTATACTTTCCTG GGGAATGCCTGTTGATGGAAGTGTGCAAGAAGGATTTAAGAATATCTAGAGATTGGTTAGGGGACAGTTGGATTGACATTAAGGCAAAACCCGAAATAACTAAAACTATATTCTTCACAGCTAATAATAATAGCTTTAACACGAAGCTTTCCGTGTCCCCATCAATGGACAAAGTTGGGGACACTGTTGGTTTTGTTAATTCATGTCATGATCCTTTTAGTAAGAAGTGTGATGAACTGACTATTGAGGACCAGAAGCATGTGTCTTGTGAGGGCTTCACTGAAGATGGGGTCTGTGTCCTGGATAATAAACCCTCTTCTTCAGAAAAAAATACTGAAGCTGATAATATTGAGATACATGGTTGTTGTGATGAAGATAACTGTGATGAGCACGACAGAGTTAACAATGATGATGATAGTATCAAGAATGGAGATAATAATGGTAATAATAAAGATATCAAGGTGTTTGAAACTTCTGGATCGGACTGTGAACCTGTAGAGCTCATGGAAGTGGCtgtataa